One genomic region from Candidatus Rokuibacteriota bacterium encodes:
- a CDS encoding nucleotidyl transferase AbiEii/AbiGii toxin family protein, whose product HPVLGRMDSPENILASKVTAAIDRQEPKDLADIWGYCRLMGLLLDRALTDAHSKAAGLFPADLARVLCAATRADWEAVRWIEPPKPEDFVRDLRELGERLIL is encoded by the coding sequence CATCCGGTACTGGGGCGGATGGACAGCCCGGAAAATATTCTCGCGAGCAAGGTGACGGCGGCCATCGATCGTCAAGAGCCGAAGGACTTGGCCGACATCTGGGGATACTGTCGCCTGATGGGCTTGCTTCTCGACCGCGCGCTGACCGATGCACACAGCAAAGCCGCAGGGCTGTTCCCGGCCGATCTGGCTAGAGTGCTGTGCGCCGCCACACGCGCCGACTGGGAGGCTGTTCGCTGGATCGAGCCACCCAAACCCGAGGACTTCGTACGCGACCTCCGGGAATTGGGTGAGCGGCTGATCTTATGA